ACCCCCTTCTCCCGAACTGCAGGAGAAGGGGGAGAACAACAGGTTGGAGCGAGCGTAACCCGTTGTCGCAGTTACCTCTCCCATCGGTTTGGGAGAGGTCGAAAAAGTGAAGGAGGCGAGACGGCAGTTTTGTCTCGCCTCCTTCACTTTTTCGGGTGAGGGCCATCCGGCGGCAGCCTCACCGGTCATTGCTCTACGCGACCGCTACCGCGTCCAGACGTTGTTGCTGCGGTCGGCGTCGGGGAAGGCCATCTCCGGGTCGATCTCCACCTTCACCACGGGCGAGCCGCCGGCGGGGAGGGAGACCGTGGCCGTGCGCGCGCCGGCGAGCCAGGTCTCCACGGGCACCTCGCGGCGCTCGGTTCGGCCGTCCTGGCGGGTGATCACCAGCCGCGCGGGCATCGGCGCGTTGCCGCGGTCGGCGATGGTGATCGTCGTCCCCCCATCTCCCGAAGTCACCCCCTGCACCGCCTGGTCCAGCGTCCACGCGTTGTCGTACCAGGCGGACCAGAACCATCCCAGGTCGCGCCCCGCGGCGGTGTTGAAGGCGTTGAAGAAGTCCCACGGCTGGGGATGCTTGAACGCCCAGCCGCGCGCGTACGCCTGGTAGCCGCGCGTGAACGTGGCCTCGCCGAGGAGGTTGCGCAGCGTCTGCAGCAGCGTGGCGGGCTTGGTGTACGTGGCGAAGCCGCCAGCCAGCGGGGGCGTGATGTAGTCGGTCCAGGTCATCTCGCGCACGTCGACGCCGTTGCGCACGAACGTCAGGTACTGCTGCTGCTCCTCGCGGTGCGCGCCCGGCGCGGCGACGCGGAAGAAGTCGTTGCGCGCCTCGTTCTCGTTGAAGTTGGTGGTCCCCTCGTCCATCCACCCGTGGCGGCGCTCGTCCACCCCGATGACCATGGGAAACCACATGTGCGCCAGCTCGTGCGAGATCACGCTGTAGACGGCGGTGTCGCTGCGGCCGGTGTACGCGCCGATCAGCGTCATCATCGGGTACTCCATCCCCCCGCCGATGATGTTCTCGCCCTCCACCGCGGTCATGTGCGGATAGGGGTACATCACCCCCGTGAACCGCGAGTGGTGGGTGATGGACTGCTGCTCGAAGCGCACCGCGTTGCGCCAGGCGGGCGCGTTCTGGCGGTAGAAGGCGTTGATGGTGGTGTAGTCCGGCCGCCCGTCGCCGTTGCGGTCGCCCACGGGGGTGCGCGCGGCGTCCCACAGGCTCTCGCGGGTGACGGAGAAGGCCACGTCGCGCACGCTGTCGGCGCGGAAGGTCCAGCTGACGCGGCCGTTCGTCCCCGCCGTCGTGGCCTTCCCCGCCCCGAAGTCGGCGGCGGTGAGGACGTGCACGGTGGAATCGCTCTGCATCGCGCGCCGCCAGCGCGCCAGCACCGGCGCGGGGAGCGCCTGCTCCGCGTTCGCCAGCGTCCCCGTCCCCATCACCACCCACCCGGCGGGCGCGTCGACCGTGTACTCGTAGTTGCCGTAGCCCATGTAGAACTCGGCGGTGCCCAGGAACGGGTCGGTGTGCCATCCCCAGACGTCGTCGTACACCGCCATCTGGGGATACCAGTAGGCCATGAAGACGAGGTTGTCGGCGTCGTACCCCATCCGCCCGCTCGCGCCGGCCTGCGGGATCCTGAAGTTCCAGTCGAGCTCGAGGCGGATCGAGTCGCCCGGCAGGACCGGCGCGCCGGGGCGGATGACCAGGTTGGTCCCCTGCACCGCGTAGCCGGGCTGGCCGCGCTGCTGCGCCACCGCCAGCGGCTGCCCGCGCGCGGCCACGCGGGTGAGGTTCACGCCGCCGGTGGCCTCGTTCTCCTCGTCGCGCGCGGCCTCGGGGCGGTGGATGTTCAACTCCAGCTGCACCACCAGCATGTTCAGCGTGTCGCGCGAGCGGTTCTGGTAGACGATGCTCTCGCTGCCGGTGACCGTCTTCGCGGCGGGATCGACGCTGGCGCGGATGCGGTAGTTGGCCCACTGCTGCCAGTAGCGCGGGCCCGGCTGCCCGGTGGTGGTGCGGGTGCCGCGCTCCACGGCGCGCGCGAAGCGGCGCGGCACCTCGACCGGGTTGGGAACCGGGCGCGCGGGCGGCCAGGTGCGGGCCTCCTGCGCGGGAAGCACCGACGGGAGCGCGAGCAGCGCCAGGAGCGCCGCGGACCAGCGGTTCATCAGACATCCTCCGGAAGACGCGTGTTTCGTGACGGCAAGCGCGGCAAGCTACGCCGCCCGCGAGACGCGCCGCAAGCAACGGCAGGGGGATGGGGGACGGGGTCGTCGGGCGATGAGGGGGCGGTTGAAACCGCGGCAACGACTACACGATGTCCGCCTTCGCGGACTACAGTCTTCGGTGCCGGCGCAATGCCTGTGCTCGCGACGAGCTTCGCGTCGCGCGCGACCGGCCGTATCCGCGGTGAGGGGCCGCGAGCGAAGCGAGCCGAGGTCCCTCTCCTGCAGTTCGGGAGAGGGACAGGCTGGACGGGCGCGACGGGTCGCGCCGTCCAGCCAGGGTGAGGGCCGGGCGCCGGCGCGAGGCCTTATCCGCCGGCCGCCGGCGCCGCCGCAGCGCTCAGGCGCTCGGCGGCCGCGCGAAGCATCCGGTCCAGCTCCGCGCGGTCCATCCACCGCCCGCCGGCCGACACCGCCTCGATGCGCTGGGTGTTGCGGATGTCCTGCAGCGGGTTCGCGGAAAGGAGCACCAGGTCCGCGCGCTTCCCCGGTTCGATCGATCCCCACTCCGCCGACGCGCCCAGGAACTCCGCCGGGTTGCGCGTCGCAGCCGTGAGCGCCTGGTACGGCGTGAGCCCCGCCCCCACCAGCGCCTGCAGCTCGCGGTGCAGCGCAAAGCCGTACAGGTGGAACCACTCCGGCGTGTCGCTCCCCGCCAGGATCTTGCCGCCCGAGTCGACAATGGCCTTCACCAGCGCGTTGCGCGTCTGCACGTAGCGGCGGCGGCGGGCCTCGGTGCGCACCGCGGCCGCCGAGTCGGTCCAGTACCGCGTCCGCGCGCGCAGGTACAGCGACCGCCACTGCGGGGGGAACATGCTCCACTCGGGGCGGGCGCGGATCTCCTCCTCGGGCGGGCCGACCGCGAAGGCGTCGTTGAACACGTTGAGCGTGGGCGACGTCCACGAGCCCCACCCCGGCGCGCGCGCCGTCAGCCCGGCGATGCGCGCGATCTTCGTGTCGTCCACGTGGTCCATGCTGGTCCAGTTGTTCAGCCGGAACACGCCGTACTGGGTGAGCCCCGGCCGGCCCGCCGCCGAGTCGGCCATCACCGCCTCGAGGTACGAGTCGAGGTGCTCGATCTGCTGCCCCGCCTCGAGCGCGCGCGCCACGCCCACCTCCGGCTCCACGTGGCCGACCACGCGGATCCGCCGCTGCGCCGCCTCGTCGACGATGGCGTCGTAGACCGGGCGGGTGATGAAGAGCGTCAGCTTCACGAAGTCGTAGCCGGCCGCCGCCACCTCGCGCACGGCCGCGCGCCCCTGCTCGGGGGTGGCGGCCACGCGCCCGTTCTCCTCCTGCCGCCCGGCGAGCTGCGGGCTGGCCACCCAGAGCTGCGGGCCGGCGATCCGGCCGGCCTCGATCCCGCGCCGCAGCGCCAGGTGCTCGGGCGTGCCGATCATCAGCCGCGCCGCGGTGACGCCGTTGGCCAGCATCACCCCCAGCTCGTACGGCGCCACCGAGTCGGCCACCTCGTCGCCGTCGGAGAAGAGGTGCGTGTGCATGTCGGCCAGCCCGGGAACCAGGAACTTCCCGCGCCCGTCGATCTGCCGCGCGCCCGCCGGCACCCGCACGCGCGCGGCCGCACCCACCGCGGCGATGCGCCCGTCGCGCACCAGCACCGTCGCGTCCGCCAGCACCGTATCGCGAGTCATCGGCACCACATTGACGTGGGTGATGGCGAAGGTCCCGCGCGCGAGCGCCCCCCGCGACGCCTGCGCGGCGGACGGTTGCGCGAGGCCGGCCGTGGCGACGATCGCCAGCGCGCAGGCTACGACGGCGCGGCGGAAGAGGCCCGGATGGGCGGTCGGATTTCGCATCGGCTGCGGGGGGTGGGATGGAGGGACGGCCGGGAGATCCGGAGGAAGGTACGGCGACGCCCACCCACCGGCACGAATCGCGGTGTGTGAAGCGCAAAGGAGGGTGTGGATGGCGCGGGAAGCGGTACGAGCCGGCCGCCGTTGGCTCCGCGGGGCCTCCGCGGCGGTGATGCGCGCGGGAGAGCCGGCGCGGCGGCCCGCTCTCCCGCGCCGCCGGTCAGCAGTACGGGTCCTTGCAGACCTGGTAGCCGTTCGTCATGCGGCAGCTCGCCATGCAGGTCAGCGTATCAGCCGGGCATCCCTCCAGGCAGGTGGCGCAGTCCGAGTACTCCGAAGGCGGCGGGCAGCCGGCGAACTGGGTGACGTCGTACCCTCGCACCGTACCGGCCTTCTTCTCCCCGCCATCGGCCGTCCTGAACGACTCCACGGCCAGATCGTCGAGGTCGAGGCGAATCTTTCGCATCGAGCTTGTCTCCAGTTGAAGGGGATGATCGTGCGGGATCAGCAGTACGGATCGATGCAGGCCTGGTAGCCATTCGTCATCCGGCAGCTGGCGAAGCACGTCATGGTGTCGCGCGGGCATCCCTCCAGGCAGGTGGCGCAATTCGACATCTCGGAGCCAGCGCAACCCGCGAGCTGCGTGATGTCGTACCCCCGCACCGTGCCGACCTTCGTCTCCCCGCCATCGGCCGTCCGGAACGACTCCACGGCCAGGGTTTCTACGTTCAGGCGGATCTTGCGCATCGCGTTCGTCTCCGTGGGGAAGTGAGTGAGTTGCAGATGCCGGTTCAGCAGGCAGGGTCGATGCAGGCGACATCGCCGTTCGTCATCCGGCAGCTACCGTAACAGGTCAACGTGTTCCGCGGGCAGCCCTCCAGACAGGTGGCGCAGTTGGAGTAGTACGACACGCACCCGTCGAAGTCGGTGCCGGAGTCGTGCGCGCGCACCGTTCCCACCTTCTTCTCCGCTCCTTCCGACGTCCGGAACGACTCCACGGCCAGGTCTTCGACACTCAGGCGGATCTTGCGCATCGGGGCTGATCTCCAGCGTGAGGGGAGCCCATCGCCATCGCACCGCGGATCGATGCGAGCGAGGTTTGCCCTCGTAAGATAGTCGTGGATCACTTATGACGACAGAATCAGTCGAGAATCACTTATACAGGTGCCTGAGCATTTCGTTTGATTTACTTTATGCATGGCAAGAGGATCGAAGATGCGGTATCGGCTTCCCATCTACATCCAGGGAATAATCAAGTGAATTAAGATTGCCAAGGCGTGAAAGATGCGTTGCGATCGGCCGCTCACATCCATTCGGCACCCGTCGATCTCACGAACGAGCAGGAGATGGAGATTGGTGCGTGCCGCTCACCTGTCTCGCAGCGAGGGCCGCATGAAGAAGCTGAGGCTGGAGCTGGAAGGGCTGCGGATCGACACGTTCCAGACCGCGCCCGCCGATCCCGACGGGAGCACGGTGCGGGGCCACGAAGCGGTGGGCACGTACGGCACGACGGACATCTGCTACTGCGCGTACCCGTCCACCAGCTGCGCGGAAGGGCAGACGGGGAGCGGCTTCAGCTGCTACTGCATGTATCCCAGGTCGGGCGAGCAGGTGTGCTGCTCGGACATCCAGCGCGGCTGCAGCGCCGCCGGCTCGATGTGCTGAGCGACCGCTGATCTCACGCGGGGCGCGGAGAGGCGGAGGCGCATTTCTCCGCGCCCCGCAGCGAATCATCCGGGGGTCACGTCCCTCCCCCGGGCGAGGCGTCGGGCAGCTTCTCGAACGACCAGAACGAGCCGGCATACATCTCCGCCACCCGGCCGGCGGAGTCGGTGCGGAAGGCGATGTATCCCGTGCCGTCGTGGCGCACGAACAGGAGCGGCGCCACCTCGATCCAGCGGCTCCCGGAGAACAGCAGCGCATCGTCCTGCACGGTCACGTCCAGCACCAGCGATACGCGGCGCGGGGTGCAGGTGTGGCACGAGGTCATCCACGCGTAGCGCCCCGCGTACGCCGCCCCGCGCGCGGCGAAGTCCGCCGGCGGCGCCGGCACCGGGTGCCGCTCGCGCGCCTGGGGAAAGAGGCGCGTCAGGAGCGCCTCGCGCAGGTTGTCGCGCAGGTGGCTCCCCTCGAACTGGGTGGCGACGAAGAAGCCCGCGTTTTCGGAGGGGACGAGGGTCATCTGCGCGCTGAAGCCCGCCACGTTCCCGCCGTGCTCCACCACCCGCACCCCGCCCACGCGGTCCTCCCACAGCCCCAGCGTGACGCCGGGGACGAGCGGGTGCGGCGCCACCTGCGTGGTGAGCAGCTGCCGCCCGGCCTCGGCGGAGAGGATGCGCTCCCTCCCCAGCCGCCCCTCCTGCAGCAGGGCGATCATGTACCGCGCCATGTCGGCCGCGGTGCTGTTGACGGACGACGCCGGCGTGGTGTGATACCACTCCCACGCCTGGGGGATCAGCGAGTCGCCGCTGAGCTCGTACCCCATCGCCAGGTCGCCGCGCTGCCCCTCCGGCACGGTGATGCTGGTGCGCGCCATCCCCAGCGGCCGCCAGAGGTTCTCGCGGAGATAGCGCTCGAACGGCATCCCGCCCACCTCCTCCACCAGCTCGCCGGCCAGCGTGATGCCGTAGGTGGAGTAGGCGATGGTCCGTCCCGCGGGGCGCACGCGCTTCAGCCGGGGGCGCAGGAACTCGGCGAGGGGAAGGACGCCGTCGGCGGTGGCGGCCTGCGTGCCGGGGCGGATCTCGTCCAGCCCCGCGGTGTGCGTCAGCAGGTCGCGCACGACGACGGGAACCGGGTAGGTGTCGGGAACTTGGACGCGGGTGAGATAGCGGTTCACGTCGCCGCGCAGGTCCACCCGCCCGCGGTCGGCCAGCTGCGCCACGGCGGCGGCGGTGAACGTCTTGGAGATGGACCCGATCCGCCAGATCGTCCGCTCCGGGTCCACCGGGCGCCGCTCGGCCACGTTCGCCCACCCGTATCCCCGCTGGTAGACCACGCGGCCTCCCTGCACCAGCACGAACACCGCGCCGGGCGCCTTCTCGCGCCGCATCTCCGCCTCCATCACCGAGTCGACGAAGGCGGCCAGCCCCGCCGTGTCCATCCGCACCGGCCCGGCCGGGCGGCGCAGATCCGGCGAGCGTGCGGCGGCCGCGGCCAGCGAGGGGAGGACGGCCGCGGCGAGGACGAGGGCGATGGGGCGGGTGCGCGCGTGCATGGTCCGGGCAGGGATGGGGGTGATGAAGGAGCAGCGGGGCTTGCGTCAGGATGCTGTTGTTTTGAAAATAATGCAAGATTTTCAAAATCACCCGCATCGTGATGCCGCCGTGACTTCGCCCCCCGACCTGAAGCAGCTGCGCGTGCTCGCCTCGCCGATGCGCCAGGCGATCGTCGACGCGCTGGAGGCCATCGGCCCGTGCACGGTGGCGGAGCTGGCCGAGGTGCTGGATCACCCCGCGGACGGGCTCTACTACCATCTCCGCCTGCTGAAGGCGTGCGGGCTCGTCGCCGGGGAGACGCGTCCCGGCGCCACGCGGCCGCAGGCGGTGTTCGACGTGGCCGGCCGCCCCACGGAGCTGCGCTACAGTGCTACCGACCGTGCCCAGGTGGCCGCGGTGGTGCGCCTGGTGGGCGGCATGCTGCGCGAGGCGCTGCGCCTGTTCCGGCGCGGCTTCAGGCCCGGCGCCGTGCTGCAGGGCCCGCGGCGGACGCTGTGGGCGGGGCGGCGGACGGCCTGGCTGTCGGCGGAGGAGCTCGAGGAGGTGAACGCGCGCATCCAGCAGGTCGTCGGCTACCTCTCCGAGCGGCGGGGGCGGACGCCGGACGGCCGGCTGTACGCCTTCACCTTCGTGGTGTCGCCGTTCGGCCGCGGCCGCCAGGCGCGCACGGACGATCCGGGGTGACGCAGGCAGCCGGTGCTTGCAGCAGAGCCGCCTCGCTCGCCACCTTCTCCCGCCGTCCCCTGTTCCCCGTCCCCTTTCCCTTGCGGCCAGCGTGTCGTTCCTGCGGATCCTGGAGATGCTGGGCGTGGCGGTGTTCGCCATCAGCGGCGCGCTGGCGGCCGGGCGCAAGAGCCTGGACCTGGTCGGCGTGGTGGTGACGGCCACGGTGACGGCCATCGGCGGCGGGACGCTCCGCGACGTGCTGCTGGACCGGCACCCGGTGTTCTGGATCGCCGACACCACCAACCTGTACGTGATCTTCGCCGCCGCGCTGGGGACGGTCGTCTACACGCGGCGGTGGCGGCCGCCGGAGCGCAGCCTGGCGCTGGCCGACGCGCTGGGGCTGGCGCTGTTCACCATCCTCGGCGCGCAGATCGCCCAGGGCGAGGGGCTCGGCGGCGTGGTGGTGGTGATCATGGGCACGCTCACGGGCGTGGCCGGCGGCGTGATCCGCGACGTGCTGACCGCCGAGATCCCCATGATCATGCGCCGCGGGCCCATCTACGCCACCGCGTGCATCGCCGGCGTGGTCGTCTACCTGCTGCTGGAGATGGTGATCCCGCGCGACGTGGCCGCCGTCTTCGGCATGGCGTCCATCGCCGCGCTGCGCCTGGCCGCGATCCTGTGGGACCTGACGGTGCCGGTGTTCACGCTCCGCGACCCCGCCGGACGGAAATGAGGGCCGCACCGGGTGGGATCTTCCATCGCACCGCGGGTATGATTGCTGGCCGCAACCGATGGAGGTTCAATCCACCCTCACCGGAGGAAGCCATGCGCAAGCTGACGCTCAGAGTGGACGAGCTGGTCGTGGAGACGTTCGACACGCGCGGCGACCTGGATGCCGATCGGGGCACCGTCCACGCGCACTCCGCGGAGGTGGCGAGCTGCCCGGTGGAGCTCTGCTGGCCGCAAGAGACGAACGACCCGCAGCTGCGGCGCTGCGTTACGCCGTACGTGGAGTGCAACACCGACGGCTGGACCTGCGTCTACTGCTGATCCCCTCCGCCACGCAATGCGTACGGCCCCGGTCTCCGGGGCCGTCCGTGCTTCCAGGCGTGCGAACGCCCGGTGATCAGCCGGCG
The Longimicrobium sp. genome window above contains:
- a CDS encoding M1 family metallopeptidase, which translates into the protein MNRWSAALLALLALPSVLPAQEARTWPPARPVPNPVEVPRRFARAVERGTRTTTGQPGPRYWQQWANYRIRASVDPAAKTVTGSESIVYQNRSRDTLNMLVVQLELNIHRPEAARDEENEATGGVNLTRVAARGQPLAVAQQRGQPGYAVQGTNLVIRPGAPVLPGDSIRLELDWNFRIPQAGASGRMGYDADNLVFMAYWYPQMAVYDDVWGWHTDPFLGTAEFYMGYGNYEYTVDAPAGWVVMGTGTLANAEQALPAPVLARWRRAMQSDSTVHVLTAADFGAGKATTAGTNGRVSWTFRADSVRDVAFSVTRESLWDAARTPVGDRNGDGRPDYTTINAFYRQNAPAWRNAVRFEQQSITHHSRFTGVMYPYPHMTAVEGENIIGGGMEYPMMTLIGAYTGRSDTAVYSVISHELAHMWFPMVIGVDERRHGWMDEGTTNFNENEARNDFFRVAAPGAHREEQQQYLTFVRNGVDVREMTWTDYITPPLAGGFATYTKPATLLQTLRNLLGEATFTRGYQAYARGWAFKHPQPWDFFNAFNTAAGRDLGWFWSAWYDNAWTLDQAVQGVTSGDGGTTITIADRGNAPMPARLVITRQDGRTERREVPVETWLAGARTATVSLPAGGSPVVKVEIDPEMAFPDADRSNNVWTR
- a CDS encoding amidohydrolase family protein, whose protein sequence is MRNPTAHPGLFRRAVVACALAIVATAGLAQPSAAQASRGALARGTFAITHVNVVPMTRDTVLADATVLVRDGRIAAVGAAARVRVPAGARQIDGRGKFLVPGLADMHTHLFSDGDEVADSVAPYELGVMLANGVTAARLMIGTPEHLALRRGIEAGRIAGPQLWVASPQLAGRQEENGRVAATPEQGRAAVREVAAAGYDFVKLTLFITRPVYDAIVDEAAQRRIRVVGHVEPEVGVARALEAGQQIEHLDSYLEAVMADSAAGRPGLTQYGVFRLNNWTSMDHVDDTKIARIAGLTARAPGWGSWTSPTLNVFNDAFAVGPPEEEIRARPEWSMFPPQWRSLYLRARTRYWTDSAAAVRTEARRRRYVQTRNALVKAIVDSGGKILAGSDTPEWFHLYGFALHRELQALVGAGLTPYQALTAATRNPAEFLGASAEWGSIEPGKRADLVLLSANPLQDIRNTQRIEAVSAGGRWMDRAELDRMLRAAAERLSAAAAPAAGG
- a CDS encoding trimeric intracellular cation channel family protein, producing MSFLRILEMLGVAVFAISGALAAGRKSLDLVGVVVTATVTAIGGGTLRDVLLDRHPVFWIADTTNLYVIFAAALGTVVYTRRWRPPERSLALADALGLALFTILGAQIAQGEGLGGVVVVIMGTLTGVAGGVIRDVLTAEIPMIMRRGPIYATACIAGVVVYLLLEMVIPRDVAAVFGMASIAALRLAAILWDLTVPVFTLRDPAGRK
- a CDS encoding serine hydrolase domain-containing protein yields the protein MHARTRPIALVLAAAVLPSLAAAAARSPDLRRPAGPVRMDTAGLAAFVDSVMEAEMRREKAPGAVFVLVQGGRVVYQRGYGWANVAERRPVDPERTIWRIGSISKTFTAAAVAQLADRGRVDLRGDVNRYLTRVQVPDTYPVPVVVRDLLTHTAGLDEIRPGTQAATADGVLPLAEFLRPRLKRVRPAGRTIAYSTYGITLAGELVEEVGGMPFERYLRENLWRPLGMARTSITVPEGQRGDLAMGYELSGDSLIPQAWEWYHTTPASSVNSTAADMARYMIALLQEGRLGRERILSAEAGRQLLTTQVAPHPLVPGVTLGLWEDRVGGVRVVEHGGNVAGFSAQMTLVPSENAGFFVATQFEGSHLRDNLREALLTRLFPQARERHPVPAPPADFAARGAAYAGRYAWMTSCHTCTPRRVSLVLDVTVQDDALLFSGSRWIEVAPLLFVRHDGTGYIAFRTDSAGRVAEMYAGSFWSFEKLPDASPGGGT
- a CDS encoding helix-turn-helix domain-containing protein, yielding MTSPPDLKQLRVLASPMRQAIVDALEAIGPCTVAELAEVLDHPADGLYYHLRLLKACGLVAGETRPGATRPQAVFDVAGRPTELRYSATDRAQVAAVVRLVGGMLREALRLFRRGFRPGAVLQGPRRTLWAGRRTAWLSAEELEEVNARIQQVVGYLSERRGRTPDGRLYAFTFVVSPFGRGRQARTDDPG